ACCCTAATTGAAACTACAATCAAGTATCTAACCGAAGAAAAATAAGGTGACTGTTTACTAAATATTGTATATGCACAGAATCAGAGGGTATGGGGAAATTCGCGAAAGCGTTAATAGGATATATTGTCAGTCAGACTTGCTGGCCAAAAATGATCGTCTTGTTGACAATGGAAATACTATCTCATTAAGATTACTAAAGAATCCTTTATCGTAAATATTATCTTTAACAATGACCTCTACATCTTCTAATGGAGACTTACGGGAAAAGGCCTTCCATTTGCTTTCTGGTGGTTTTGTCTCTCCTGTCATCCCACTGATACTAGCTTTTAGAGCTGCAGCGCTCACCTTTGCTTCATTTATTTTCATCTTTAAGCTGATGTAGTCTTTCCACTTGAATGTCTGCCACATGAAAATAACAGCAATCCCAATATGTTATACAACTGGAGTTAAATTTTGTTGATACCACCGCAGGATCATGAGTAGCTTACACGCAGGGCCAGATGAATAATAAAGTTGTTCAAGTCCCCACTAACCACACAGGTGGGGTTTTCCTGAATGTGTTAAAAAAATGTGGGTAGATAAGGTCACACTATAACTTTTGGGGAAGAATTTTGCTAATATGGAAAATGCAAACCAACCACAGAATCCTGTCATCAATTGTTACATGATTATACCAAAATCAGCGAACTAAAAAACGAACAATGGTGGTAGGGAAGGTTGCAGTAGCCATCAGAATCTAATTAAGGGTAAGAATGACGTACCTCATTTGTGGTGGTGTTTGTAAGACAGAGATGGGTATGGTACCCAGAGAACCCAGCAAGTAGTAAAGAGACGACAGCTAAGAAGACCATCAGAAGTATTTGTGTGTTATATGCGCCCAACACCCACTATTATAACCAACAAATCACTTAGTGAAAAAGAATGGGCAAGGAAAATATGTAAACTATACCTCGATTGAGGTGTACTATTATACCACACTGAAGGAAATGTATTTCCAACTTGATTCCAGTTCTAAAAGGACTTGACAAATTATAGAATAATATAGCCAAAAATCCTAACCTGTACAACATGGGGAGCTAGGCTATAGAATGAATTTTCAAAGCCATAATAAACTGCAAATAATAAATAAAGACAGCTGATTAGGTGAACATTCAGAAGTCGGAATTTTAAGCAATTCAAACGCCCATTTAAAAGGGAAATCAACTTACCTGTTAGGATGTGTATAACCTTAAACTCCTTCAATTGACCAGCAAGTATCAAAGCGATGGCAATTGTTCCATACACGCATAGAAGGAAATGCCTGTAGAATCATCTGTTAAAATGATAATGCTCATATGAAGGTATATGCAACAAACCCAACACAATACATTTAAGAAAATTGAGATATACAACTATTCGTATTTCAGTGTCCGGTAGAAGCACCACAGCTACTTGAGATGACTTTTTTGAAGCAGTATTAGAAAGTGAAATGACCCAACTGAAACAGGTTTCCTTGCCAAAATCAACCCCATGTTAACACCCATAAACAGCTATGACTCACCAGAGTAGGAAAGCCATGAAATAACGAGTATTCTTTTCCCCTATGCAGTTATTCTGATATAATAATTAACAAGTTAGAGAACTAGAAGTAGAACATATTTACGCAAGTATGTTACTGAGTTGGAACCTTCCAAGAGATAAGTAAACGTAAAAAACAATAGATAACAGAAGAAACCAACCATCCATCCGCAGTGGTGGTCAAATCTAGCAACACAGCGATCACATATGCTACAGTGCTTGGATCTAGCAGGCCTGTTACAGGAAATAACTCCAATTACTAAAAAAGAAACAAATCTCTAGAGAACCCtgtaataaaacaaaatcaaagaagATTGTAACACATACTTTGGAATCTTGCAAGTCGTGCACACTTTTTCTGTAAATATGATATTGTCATAAGGGTAGGAGGAGAGGTATTGAGTAACATTGTCAGCATTCACAGTTCCTGGATCAGAAAAGCTAGTCAATAGAAAGAGTACAACACCAACACCAACTGCCAAGAAGCTTGTGTACCTGCAAGAACATTTAAAGTCTCACCGATAGACAAGATGTGGTAAGCAAGACAGTTTGGCATACATATCTTGAGCAGTACCTGTGATATTCGGATAGATAATAGCCAGGAATATAGTCAAAGGACGACACTGCAATGATATAATATATTCCTGCAATTATAGCTAAATAGAatgcctgcaaaaaaaaaatggaacatCAGACCTATATATGTTACACCCAATATCTGCATGAAATCTAGAAACAAATAGCGATTAACAGATTAAGGAATAAGCTTCCGATGCTATTATTCTCATTCCTTTTTCTTATACTACGTTCAACTGTTATTCGTTAACAGCATTACCTTCAACTCCTCCAATATATCAACTCGCAAAGAAAATTCTTTGTTTAGCACAAGTACTGTAGTTCTGTACCCTATCGGAACTCTTTTCAAAGTAAAGTAATGTAAACTGACTAATCACGCATATGCttgttgaataaaataccatcttctaactcaattaaaattttgttttcattcaTATGTTTCTATTCAGTAAATTTAATTTCCCATGAGAACAGTCAATTCTCCTGAACACAAGTATGCATTCATCCGTATAAACTCGATCACATTGAACAAATCACTAATCCCAAACTATCCATTTAAATACCTATTGCCCAACAACCAAACAACGaaattttatactccctccgtcctagtttacttgccaaaataggattttgcacaaacttgaaacaaattcaaattactCCCACATACATCATCAATCTTTCAAATTACTTGTTTAATATACTAGTTTTTGTAtcctagtttttatttctttcttgataattagataattttagtgggaaatatagtaattttttggtacacttttgttaaaaaaaattcaattttggcaagtaaactaggacggagggagtacataaaagaaaaaaaacaatttttaagCTACAAACATAAAATTGCACCCAGTAGACGATATCCAAAAGCATAATTATCATAAAATTGGATGAAATGAGAAATCAAATTGAAGATCTAGGGAGAAAAGGGATATGTTACAAAAACCTGTAAGGTTGGATTAGGTCGATCACAACAAAAATATTCGACAGACAGAATTGCATTTCTGCCTTTAGAACCAAATACATATAACATAAATCTCCTGCACAAAAAGAATCAAATTGTTTACTTATTAGTATCGGATGAATCATTGAAACAACTAAAGATTAAAATTTAAGACTATAGAGAAGGAGAGAATTTACAGGAAATAATCATAGGCACCAACAGTGAGGAAGTAATGAATTTTTTCAATGAAAGTGTTTTGAAAAATTGGCCATTGGCCGCATAAGAAAGAAACAATTACTAGTAGAGTTAAACATCCATGGCAGACCAGTATCCACTGGACATCCATTTCTACAGAGAGAGAGGGAGAAAGGTCAACAGAAAATTGGTTTGATTGGTGACAAGGATGTAATTTTTAATCGAGTTAGGGGTAAATCTAGTATTTAATAATCATGGCCATGATTGATACCTAGTATTTAATAATCATGGCCATGATTGATACGCTGGGAAACATCACCGAATCGATAAGAGTTTAAAGACTCCTGTCCTGTATATAATGTGGTAAAAAGAGAACAATCAGAAGATCACACTCGACAGATTAGTGCATCTGCAAGTTGGTGTTCTGGAAGGCACGGCCTGACAATAGTCTCCAAACACCAGAGAACAGGATTTCAAACTGCATGAGAATAACAGTTGCAAGTTGCAACTAGAAAGCCATAAAAATAAACAGAAAACGTTCCCAGATCAGCTCAGTAACATTCAAAGCCACAAATAAATCAAAATCACTGGTCTGTCATATAGTAATATTCTATGTTTAATGACTACACACTCTGAAGCAGATTTAGATTGATTACAAAGTCATAACTTGGTGAAGTCATCAAATATTTTCCATCTTTTGGGAGAATTAATCAGGAGAGACAAtcctttcaaaaataaaaagtaGACATGATATCATCTCGATTTGAGGTGCCGCTCTCGCAATGTGTGCAACAAAGAGGTGCTCTTGACGAAGTCTGATTTTGACCAACTTATACGGCAAATTCACTTGTACAGTTCACTGAGCCTCCGACACTAAATTCTGCAAAACTGAAACACGACAATTAAATCTGTACAAAATAACAAACTAACGATTAAAAATTGATGGGATAATTATACAAATGATCAAGCACTCATCATCAACCAAGAAATCAGATACGATATAGTCTCTTTAGACTTTAGTCTTTAATCTTTAGTCACGGTATAGTCTCTTTAGTCTTTAGTCTTTAGTCTCTAGTCTTTACTAATCCATGTATTCTTTGTGGTATCTCTTTTCACTTTATAATCTGCATGACATAAACCACCACCAGATAATATTTAGATATATAGCAAAGCATGCTCTATTTCCCCATGTATCAATAAGAACAGAGAGATTTTCTCTAACTGCTTAAAAAAACATTTAGCTGCGCGGACAACATACAATCACCCAAACTTGAACTTCACTAAATGTTGAAAACCACAGTCATTACGCAACCTCCATTCCAAGCATTTATCAATAAGATGAAATACTATATAACTCAAAGTGGAGAGATGAAAGATGCAACTAGTCAAATAACAAAAGAAAGACCACCAAAGACAGCATAGATATAAGACCCGTTCCAGAAAATATCAGGTCACCAAAAATATGTGAGCTCAATATAAGTCTGGAGTAAATTTGAGTTCGAATAATACCTGACTGGTGAAGACGGTTGTGAACGGCTCAAGCCATGCTTGACGGGTGAAGGCGGTCGTGAATACCTTGAGTCATCCTTGGCTGGTGATGGCGAGGTCGAATTCCTAGAATCATGCTTGGCTGGTGAAGGCGAGGGCGAATTCACAGAGTCATGCCTGATTCGTGAAGGTGAGGGTGAACTGCACCTGGCTGGTGAAGGTGAGGG
Above is a genomic segment from Papaver somniferum cultivar HN1 chromosome 10, ASM357369v1, whole genome shotgun sequence containing:
- the LOC113318172 gene encoding probable protein S-acyltransferase 17, with product MDVQWILVCHGCLTLLVIVSFLCGQWPIFQNTFIEKIHYFLTVGAYDYFLRFMLYVFGSKGRNAILSVEYFCCDRPNPTLQAFYLAIIAGIYYIIAVSSFDYIPGYYLSEYHRYTSFLAVGVGVVLFLLTSFSDPGTVNADNVTQYLSSYPYDNIIFTEKVCTTCKIPKPARSKHCSICDRCVARFDHHCGWMNNCIGEKNTRYFMAFLLWHFLLCVYGTIAIALILAGQLKEFKVIHILTVYYGFENSFYSLAPHVVQWVLGAYNTQILLMVFLAVVSLLLAGFSGYHTHLCLTNTTTNETFKWKDYISLKMKINEAKVSAAALKASISGMTGETKPPESKWKAFSRKSPLEDVEVIVKDNIYDKGFFSNLNEIVFPLSTRRSFLASKSD